The proteins below are encoded in one region of Nitrospira sp.:
- a CDS encoding acetyltransferase: MPIHIATATLEDHGAVWDILAPTIAAGETYPLPRDLDRANALAYWFSPSHEAFVARDDGEIAGTYYLRSNCLAGGAHVANCGYVTGAWATGRGIGRAMCEHSIARAHARGFLAMQFNLVVSTNHRAVRLWQRCGFEIVGRLPGAFHHPRMGYVDALVMYRTLGFGP; this comes from the coding sequence ATGCCGATTCATATCGCAACGGCCACGCTCGAGGATCACGGCGCCGTGTGGGACATCCTGGCGCCGACCATCGCCGCCGGGGAGACGTACCCGTTGCCACGTGACTTGGATCGCGCGAACGCGCTGGCCTACTGGTTTTCACCCAGCCATGAAGCCTTCGTCGCACGGGACGATGGGGAGATTGCAGGCACGTACTACTTGCGCTCCAATTGTCTCGCCGGGGGCGCGCACGTGGCGAATTGCGGGTATGTCACCGGGGCATGGGCAACCGGACGCGGGATCGGTCGCGCGATGTGCGAGCATTCCATAGCCCGCGCGCACGCGCGCGGCTTCCTGGCTATGCAGTTCAATCTCGTGGTGAGTACCAACCATCGTGCCGTGCGGCTCTGGCAACGCTGCGGCTTCGAGATCGTCGGGCGATTGCCCGGGGCGTTTCATCACCCGCGAATGGGGTACGTCGACGCCCTTGTCATGTATCGGACGCTCGGGTTCGGACCGTAG
- the cls gene encoding cardiolipin synthase B, with the protein MCLFLWTGCAQQPPQLTLPRLSISDPSLKKVLEGFTGAPISGDNKVDILLNGNETFPVLLDELRAAKQTITFEAFIFRRSAIGENIVTIFEERCRAGVRASILLDAHGSEEFPKDYGDRLKEAGCQLVAEFRPKTIWNLEKTNKRNHRRVVVVDGRIGITGGYGIDESWSGDGLTKGHWRETNVRLEGPVVQQLQEAFIEHWKEATTVVLGGDEYLAYAAVTINDGPVQAQIVRSSPTRDNYALYEVFLQAIMSAKQSILISTPYLILDDQMKSALVEAVQRGVSIRVLVPSVIREAWVEYMVQETQREDFGALLDAGIEIYEYAPALLHTKAMTIDGVWSTVGSMNFDNRSMALNDELNVIFYSATIATRVEEILEEDLTHSRIVSRESLEDRSWFGRIVGTLMTPFASQF; encoded by the coding sequence GTGTGCCTATTTCTATGGACCGGGTGCGCCCAGCAGCCGCCTCAACTCACACTCCCGCGGCTGTCGATTTCCGACCCGTCCCTCAAAAAGGTATTGGAAGGATTCACCGGTGCGCCGATCAGCGGCGACAACAAGGTCGACATTCTGCTCAACGGGAACGAAACGTTTCCGGTCCTACTTGATGAACTGCGGGCGGCGAAACAGACCATTACGTTCGAAGCGTTCATCTTTCGCCGAAGCGCCATCGGCGAAAATATCGTGACGATCTTCGAAGAGCGTTGCCGGGCTGGCGTACGTGCCTCCATCCTGTTGGATGCACACGGCTCGGAAGAGTTTCCGAAAGATTATGGTGATCGGCTCAAAGAGGCGGGATGCCAGCTCGTCGCCGAGTTTCGACCAAAAACCATTTGGAACTTAGAAAAGACCAACAAACGAAACCATCGTCGAGTTGTTGTCGTGGACGGCCGGATCGGCATCACGGGCGGCTACGGCATTGACGAGAGTTGGAGCGGCGACGGCCTCACCAAGGGGCACTGGCGGGAAACGAACGTACGGCTCGAGGGACCGGTTGTCCAGCAATTGCAGGAGGCGTTTATCGAGCACTGGAAGGAGGCGACCACTGTCGTCCTGGGAGGAGACGAGTACCTGGCCTACGCTGCCGTGACCATCAACGACGGCCCTGTCCAGGCACAGATCGTCCGGAGTTCCCCTACCAGAGACAACTATGCCCTCTACGAGGTCTTCTTGCAGGCGATCATGTCAGCGAAACAGTCGATTCTGATCTCGACCCCGTATCTCATTCTTGACGACCAAATGAAGTCCGCCTTGGTCGAGGCGGTACAACGTGGAGTGTCCATCCGTGTCCTAGTTCCGAGCGTCATCCGAGAGGCTTGGGTTGAATACATGGTGCAGGAGACGCAACGGGAGGACTTTGGCGCCTTACTGGATGCCGGCATCGAAATTTACGAATATGCTCCGGCCCTCCTGCATACCAAAGCGATGACGATCGACGGAGTCTGGTCCACGGTCGGCAGCATGAACTTCGACAATCGTTCCATGGCGCTCAACGATGAATTGAACGTGATCTTCTACAGCGCCACAATCGCCACGCGCGTGGAGGAGATCCTCGAGGAGGATCTCACACACTCCAGAATTGTTTCGCGCGAGAGCTTGGAAGACCGTAGCTGGTTCGGCCGGATCGTCGGGACCCTGATGACGCCGTTTGCGAGTCAGTTCTAG
- a CDS encoding membrane protein — protein sequence MRMLITDLATPRGPLLAKLMLVWYMTLFLLMAISPVDPRIWWGANVLPIIFVTALVVTFRRFPLSTTSYLLISLWLTLHTIAVHYTYPQVPMGLWLDQWFDFQRNHFDRIVHFAFGFLFTPPLAEIFRRVATARGWLLPYLVIISILGFSALWEIAEAWIGQIAHPDVERAMVGHQGDVWDPQRDMASAFYGSLACVGLLQLARRFKQARKEPLPEEAAEEMTAVSIRASVQEER from the coding sequence ATGCGGATGCTGATTACAGACTTGGCGACGCCTCGGGGGCCGTTGCTCGCTAAGCTCATGCTTGTCTGGTATATGACGCTGTTCCTACTCATGGCCATCTCCCCCGTGGACCCACGAATTTGGTGGGGCGCTAATGTGCTGCCTATTATATTTGTCACGGCGCTGGTCGTCACGTTTCGGCGCTTCCCACTGTCCACGACTTCTTACCTGCTCATCAGTCTCTGGCTCACGCTACACACTATCGCCGTCCATTATACGTATCCACAAGTACCGATGGGATTGTGGCTCGATCAATGGTTCGATTTTCAACGCAACCATTTTGATCGGATCGTCCATTTTGCCTTTGGCTTTCTCTTCACCCCGCCGCTGGCGGAGATCTTCCGGAGGGTGGCCACGGCACGGGGATGGTTACTTCCCTATCTTGTGATCATCAGTATTCTGGGATTTAGCGCGCTCTGGGAAATTGCCGAGGCGTGGATTGGGCAAATCGCTCATCCCGACGTCGAACGAGCCATGGTGGGACATCAGGGAGATGTCTGGGATCCCCAGCGCGACATGGCATCGGCCTTCTACGGGTCATTGGCGTGTGTGGGCTTGCTGCAACTGGCGCGAAGGTTCAAGCAGGCGCGGAAGGAGCCGCTGCCGGAAGAGGCAGCGGAAGAAATGACCGCCGTATCGATACGAGCCTCAGTTCAGGAGGAGCGGTAG
- a CDS encoding N-ethylammeline chlorohydrolase translates to MTTPTSLRRLVIACSFVANLVLCPNIKADEHMSPHNGDHQTMLLKHPAFILSMDPDLGKGPLGLIEGGDLLVEDGTIRAVGRTPDAPHATVIDATGLILMPGFVDVHNHLYQSVIRGACADQDLLGWLERCAYPSTRAFSAQAVYDATRLSTLGLIDTGVTTVVDWVPMAFTPEVATANLRALTDSGLRFAFGYSPKDAEKETVQDLKSKWIDPNPLARLQLSGATYSAFEEHLAKIVRLAGELDIAVNVHLLEHPRQRDDDPFSILERTGALALGSNLLVNHAIHVLPGEITRLAQHGVRVAHCPLSNMRLGSGIMHLPEFHDAGVRVGLGLDGGTNDTTDFFNLMRAAVGLQRARAQTTTVYPHIADVLRMATIEGAAILGLNSIIGSLSPGKRADLIAIDPRGVNFAPTVDVASQLVLNAQPANVRYVMVDGKLLKDGNRFVGVDPAPLIDSAQRTADRLRQMNNPSE, encoded by the coding sequence ATGACCACACCCACCTCACTGCGTCGCCTGGTCATCGCGTGCTCGTTCGTCGCCAATTTGGTACTGTGTCCGAACATCAAGGCCGACGAGCACATGTCTCCCCACAATGGTGATCATCAAACGATGCTGCTGAAACACCCGGCCTTCATCCTCTCGATGGATCCTGATCTCGGCAAGGGACCGCTGGGCCTCATCGAAGGAGGCGATCTGCTCGTGGAAGACGGCACGATCCGCGCCGTCGGCAGAACGCCAGACGCGCCGCATGCCACGGTCATCGACGCCACGGGGTTGATCCTCATGCCCGGGTTCGTCGACGTCCACAATCACCTCTATCAATCGGTGATCCGCGGAGCCTGCGCCGACCAGGACTTGCTCGGCTGGCTCGAACGGTGCGCATATCCGAGTACACGCGCCTTTTCGGCTCAAGCAGTCTACGACGCCACCCGACTGTCGACCTTAGGCCTCATCGACACCGGAGTGACTACCGTTGTGGACTGGGTCCCTATGGCCTTCACACCGGAGGTGGCGACGGCAAATCTTCGTGCCCTCACCGATTCCGGCCTGCGATTCGCGTTCGGATACAGCCCGAAAGATGCGGAAAAGGAGACGGTGCAAGACCTCAAATCCAAGTGGATCGACCCGAATCCGCTCGCGCGTCTCCAATTGTCTGGGGCAACGTATTCCGCCTTTGAGGAACATCTGGCGAAGATCGTCCGCCTCGCAGGAGAGCTGGATATTGCGGTGAACGTTCACCTGTTGGAGCACCCCCGGCAGCGTGACGACGATCCGTTCTCGATCCTCGAACGAACGGGCGCACTCGCGCTGGGATCGAATCTCCTGGTGAACCATGCCATTCATGTCTTGCCCGGCGAGATCACGCGATTGGCGCAACACGGTGTGCGGGTCGCCCACTGTCCGCTGAGTAACATGCGGTTGGGCTCGGGGATCATGCATCTGCCGGAGTTTCACGATGCGGGGGTCAGGGTGGGACTTGGGCTCGACGGAGGGACGAACGACACAACCGATTTCTTCAATCTGATGCGTGCGGCCGTCGGACTCCAGCGAGCGAGGGCACAGACCACCACGGTGTACCCGCACATCGCCGACGTGCTGCGGATGGCGACCATCGAGGGAGCGGCCATCCTCGGTCTGAATTCCATCATCGGCTCTCTTTCGCCGGGAAAGCGGGCCGATCTCATCGCGATCGATCCGCGCGGGGTGAATTTCGCCCCCACGGTCGACGTGGCAAGCCAACTGGTGCTGAACGCCCAACCGGCGAACGTGCGCTATGTCATGGTCGACGGGAAACTGCTG
- the gno gene encoding 2-deoxy-D-gluconate 3-dehydrogenase, translating into MSYLEDLFSLKGKNALVTGAASGLGQRFAYALAKAGARVALADRNPEGLTMTAKMIKDVGGESVSLTVDLRKKQEIMAAIDKAIASFQRIHVLVNCAGIAYWKPMLELSEEDWDDTLDTNLKGTWLMAQHVAKHMIEHQIKGSIINVSSATSTGAQKDLTHYSTSKAGVDHLTRNMGYELAPYGIRVNTFGPGGFKTAMVTEFLKTPDGQKAQNCVPSKRFADLHEVDGPIVLLASDASSYMTGSRVGVDGGLSSHPYF; encoded by the coding sequence ATGTCGTATTTAGAAGATCTGTTCTCACTCAAAGGGAAGAATGCCTTGGTCACCGGCGCGGCGTCGGGACTTGGCCAACGATTCGCCTACGCGCTTGCTAAGGCCGGCGCTCGGGTTGCCCTTGCGGACAGAAATCCGGAAGGCCTGACGATGACTGCCAAGATGATCAAGGATGTCGGGGGAGAATCCGTCTCTCTCACGGTCGACCTCCGAAAGAAGCAGGAGATCATGGCGGCCATCGACAAGGCGATCGCCTCGTTCCAGCGCATCCATGTGCTCGTGAATTGCGCGGGGATCGCCTATTGGAAGCCCATGCTCGAACTGTCAGAAGAGGATTGGGACGACACCCTGGATACCAACCTCAAGGGAACCTGGTTGATGGCGCAACATGTCGCGAAGCACATGATCGAACACCAGATCAAGGGAAGCATCATCAACGTCTCGTCGGCGACCTCAACAGGGGCACAGAAGGACCTGACCCACTACAGTACCTCGAAGGCCGGCGTGGATCATTTGACCCGGAACATGGGTTATGAGCTGGCACCCTATGGGATCCGGGTCAATACGTTTGGACCGGGAGGATTCAAAACGGCAATGGTGACGGAATTCCTGAAGACGCCGGACGGACAGAAAGCGCAAAACTGCGTTCCGTCCAAACGGTTTGCCGACCTCCATGAGGTCGATGGACCGATCGTGCTGCTGGCGTCGGATGCATCGAGCTATATGACCGGATCACGTGTTGGCGTGGACGGAGGACTCAGCAGTCATCCGTATTTCTAA
- a CDS encoding hydrolase has translation MLAWTEDSAVIRISKGIVATKEALLLIPGVGSDHRLWEHQVCHLGDLADIRVEVPCRSPSRAEAVAELLQKAPDRFALAGQSYGGWLGQVVAATAPERVSKLMLFHTFSRLTDAHLETFRHWVDLIDQNHLTPSLQASLTGAVHPRRLKDRNFLETLYTMQQAFPLEGRRNQLQAIINEYETASLLPDIVCPTLVVHAREDSVFSLEEHQYMAQHITGAKLTILEECGHMGPLEQPQAVTALMRLWLSL, from the coding sequence GTGTTGGCGTGGACGGAGGACTCAGCAGTCATCCGTATTTCTAAGGGGATCGTGGCCACGAAAGAAGCGCTGCTACTGATTCCCGGTGTGGGCAGCGATCACCGGCTGTGGGAACACCAGGTCTGTCACTTAGGTGATCTCGCTGATATACGGGTGGAAGTGCCCTGTCGCTCTCCGTCTCGCGCCGAGGCGGTTGCTGAGCTGCTCCAGAAAGCGCCTGATCGATTCGCCTTGGCTGGCCAGTCCTATGGCGGCTGGTTGGGCCAAGTGGTGGCTGCGACGGCTCCGGAGCGCGTATCCAAGCTCATGCTGTTTCATACGTTTTCGAGACTGACTGACGCCCACCTCGAGACCTTTCGCCACTGGGTCGATCTGATCGACCAGAATCACCTCACTCCATCTTTGCAAGCCTCCCTCACCGGTGCGGTCCATCCGCGTCGGTTGAAGGATCGCAACTTCCTCGAGACGCTCTACACCATGCAACAGGCGTTTCCTCTGGAGGGCCGTCGCAACCAACTTCAAGCGATCATCAACGAGTATGAGACGGCGTCGCTCCTCCCGGACATCGTCTGCCCGACTCTGGTCGTGCATGCGCGAGAAGACTCGGTCTTTTCTCTCGAGGAGCATCAGTACATGGCGCAGCACATCACGGGGGCCAAGTTGACGATCCTCGAAGAATGTGGCCACATGGGGCCGCTGGAACAGCCCCAAGCCGTGACCGCACTGATGCGCTTATGGTTGAGCCTCTGA
- a CDS encoding lactoylglutathione lyase, giving the protein MPKRFDHIDLRVRNLTEARPFYETLLPALGFTRNAGVPGWLQFETEAACGSGIFFGITESAKHVPNECRIAFWADSTTEVDRLAELVVLAGARNVEGPDYAEGPGYYAVFFEDPSGNRLEICHRTEDAR; this is encoded by the coding sequence GTGCCGAAACGATTTGATCATATCGATCTACGGGTGCGGAATCTCACCGAGGCACGTCCCTTCTATGAGACGCTGCTACCCGCGCTGGGGTTCACGCGGAATGCCGGAGTTCCAGGGTGGCTGCAGTTCGAAACGGAGGCAGCCTGCGGGTCTGGGATATTTTTCGGGATCACCGAGTCAGCGAAGCACGTGCCGAACGAATGCCGAATTGCGTTCTGGGCAGACAGTACCACCGAGGTGGACCGGCTTGCGGAGCTTGTCGTCCTGGCAGGGGCCCGAAATGTCGAAGGACCCGACTATGCTGAAGGACCGGGGTATTATGCGGTGTTTTTTGAGGATCCCTCCGGCAACCGCCTCGAAATCTGCCACCGAACCGAGGACGCCAGGTGA